The Pseudanabaena sp. PCC 6802 genomic interval TATTGTTATATCCCCAGGATATGCAAAGGCAAAAAACGCTAATGCAACGCGGGTTTCTAATCGTGGCAGAGCACGATGACGATCCCTACTTCTGGCCGGAAAATGCGGATAACAAGTTCCTACTATTTATTAGTTCCCACTGCATCCAAACCAGTACCGAGCCACTCGCCCAACACCTGAAGCAATTTAATCCCAATGTCAAGGCATTTGCCAATCAACTAGCCTATCTGCCACCTCGACGCGAGCATACCAATCCAGATAATGTAACTTTGTTTTTTGGGGCGCTGAACCGCCAGAATGATTGGCAACCGCTTTTACCCGCTCTCAATCGCGTCTTGAATAAGTACGATCGCGTGGCGGTAAAAGTAATTCACGATCGCGAATTTTTTGAGGCGATCTCTACCGAACGCAAGCAATTTCAGCCCTTCTGTCCCTACGAGGAATATCAAGTCATCTTGCATACCTGCGACATCGGCATCCTCCCCCTGGCCGATACCCAATTTAATCGCATGAAATCGGATCTGAAATTTCTCGAACATGCGGGACATGGTGTGGCGGCGCTAGCGAGTCCCGTGGTTTATGCCGACACGATTAGAGATGGCGAAACCGGCCTGATCTACCGCGATCCCGATGACTTTGCCGACAAACTAGAGGAACTGATCCGCAGTGCTTCTCTACGTCAAGAACTAGCCGATCGCGCTTATAAATGGGTAGCAGAAAACCGATTAATGTCGCAGCACTATCACACGCGCCGTGAATGGTACCTGGAAATGCGATCGCAACTGCCGAGACTCAATGCCGAACTGCGCGATCGCTGTCCCGAAATGTTTGTCGTGTAGCTTTTAGCGGTTGGCTTTTAGCAGTTAAGGCTCGAAGCCTTCTAGTTCCGGTACGTCGGCAACTAAATGCACGCCCTGGATGTAGAGCGATCGCCCGTATTTGCCCACATTAATCAAGCGCAACTTACCGCCCTGTTTTTTTGCCTGTACGGCCATATCAATTGCCGCACCAACACCTCGACTCACGATCTTGGTGATACCTTCAAAATCGAGCACTATGGTGCTGAAGGTTTGCTCGAGGTAGGGTTGCACGACTTCGCGGAAATAGGGCACTGTTGTTACGCTTAATGCACCGCTGAGTTGCAACACAACCTTATCTCCGTCTATTTGCTCGGAGATTTTGAGTTCATCTTGTAGGAAAGAGGAGTAAGTCATGTTTGAGGTGTAAGTGAACTTGAATCAGGACTGGACAAAAATGTACTCATACGGATTAGGGTACCCTGGTCAGAGGATTCAATTTCAACCCTATCGACCAGAGACTTAATCATATGAATGCCAAAACCACCATTTTTAACCCCAATCTCTGAGATTAAGTCAAAATCAGGGGCTGGCACGCTATCTGGGTTGAAGCCAGGACCGCGATCCCGCACCTCTAGAATTAAGCTATTATGCATGGCTATGAATGTGATGTCCACATCCATCTCATCTGAGTCGCTGTAAATGATAGCGTTTACGCAAGCTTCAGTGAGGGCTTGGACAATATCCTGCACGCGACTTGGCTCAAATCCCATCTTACGAGCAAGTACCTCTACCGCTGCAACTGGCACATCCTCAACTCCCGAAATTGGGGGAATTGAGATTCGCAATTTTAGTGGTTTATCGCTCATGCTCGATTCATGTAGGATTACCAAACGGTTGATTTAATGCCCCCTCAAGGTGCCTCAGCATTTAATAAATTGTCTGTTTGCAAAAAACCTTAATTTATCAGACACGATTATACACCTTTTCTGTTTGCGTCCTGATTAGATTGATACAGCCAGAACTTAGATTGATTTGGATCGCTTAAGGCAAAACTCTGCATGGGAGTATAGCCTATATGCACCCCCATATAGCAATAATAACTCGATGGGGGTTGGCTCAAAACGCTATTATAAAATGTCTTAGGAACAAAGCTCCTGTTTGGGTTTTGTGCCTCGGCTTAACTGTGAATTGCAAGTTTAGGTTGAGGAGTAAGGAGCTAAAATACTAAGGATGGTATTAGTACTAAAATTGCCAATATGCAGTTGAACCATGCTTCTAACGACCTGACTAGCGGCAGGATGCTGCAAAGGAGTTTGCTACCTCAAGCTCTGCCAGCATACCCTGGCTTGGATATAGCGGCTGAAGTTTGGACAGCGGTAGACTTGGGAGGAGATTACTATCAGTTTCTCGAACAACCCGGATTGCTAGCAGTTGCGATCGCTGACTCATCCGGCAAATCGGTGGCGGGGGCAATTCATGCAGCTCTGTTTAAGGGGCAACTAGATGCCTATGCATCTCAAGGTAGGCTGCAAAACCCTGTATCGGTTTTGAATTCCTTAAATCATTTGCTTTGTCGGAGTCGTACCGAGGATGCAGTGGCTTTAGCCTATGGTGCCCTCGATTTTGGCAGTTACGAGATCCACCTCGGTAATGCTGGAATACCCGGCCCCATTATTTATCGTGCAGCTCAGCGTGGGTGCGAAGAAGTAGTCAACCCTGGTATTGCCCTGGGTAGATTCGGCGATACTTTCTATAAATCAACTACGCGATCGCTAAATGAGGGAGATGTTGTAGTTTTCTTTAGCGACGGCTTGACGGAGGCAACCAATTCTAAAGGAGAGGAATTCTCCGAACGAGGTGCTGATGGTCTTTCACCTTTGCAAAAAGCAATTATCAAGCTCGCTCACCTATCCGCCCCAGAAATTCGAGATGGGCTGAAGCAGGCATTAGATGAATTTTCAGGGCAGGAAATCCCCGATGATGATGTTTCTATCGTCACGATCAAGCTCAATCAAAAGGTACCGCTCTCGCTGTTGCGCAATTGTCCGTATCAAGAAGCTCTACAGGTATGGATACGCTCTGAGGAAAGGGATGAATCTGCTTTGTTACGCGGAGCGCGGCTAGCGGAAGCATTAAAGTGGGCGCACGGTCAAAAGCTCAGCCATACAGACACGGAGTTTTTGGAGGCGAGCAAGCGTATTGACGAACGCGAGCACATGCAGGCACAGTTGCTCGAAGCCGCCCAAGTACGAGCCGCCGCTGCCGATCGCCTCGAAAAACTCAGTCGCGACCTGGCTAAAAGCCTGGAATCTGAAAAGCAACACCGCCTGCAGGCAGAGATGGGCGAACTCAACGAGCGGATTGTGGCACTGACAATGTCATCGGAAGCCCTCTACCTATCGAATAACCACCTCGAAGCGTTAATTGCTACGACAATTGGGGGCGTGCAGCTCAAAAAGCTCACCTCGCAGCTAGCGCAAAAATCGATGGAACTGAAGCCCAATACCCAGATTCGTACCACGACTGCTTTAGAGCAGGTGGTCTATGGTATTAACGAATATAACCGCCTGGAAGGGCATGGGTTTTGGGTCAACCGCGTCAGTTTCAGTCCTGGCGGGAATCTGATTGCTTCCTGTAGTAGCGATCGCAGTATCAATGTTTGGGATCCCCAAGGTAAACTGCTGCAAAGGCTCTACGGTCATACTAATTGGGTCACCAGCGTAGAGTTTAGCCCCGATGGCAGTACCTTGGCATCTGCCAGTCGCGATAATACGTTGAAACTTTGGTATTTTAGCAATGACGAATCTGGGTTATTTGCTGAGAAAGCAACTCATACTCTCAAAGGGCATGACGGTCCAGTCCTGGATGTAAGCTTCAGCCCTGATGGCGAGTTGATTGCCTCTGCAAGTGAGGATACCACCATCAGGATTTGGAAAATTAATGGTGCATTAATGAGAACTTTGCGCGGAGGGCACAGCCGTTGGGCTACCTGCGTTAGCTTCAGCCCGGTTGGCGACACGATCGCTTCCGGTAGCGCCGATCGCACCATCATATTGTGGCACGTTAACGGTACGCCGATCAGAACGCTCAAAGGTCACGATAGCTTTGTCGAAAGCGTCAGTTTCAGTCCTGATGGACAATTACTGGTCTCGGCCAGTCGAGACAAAACTGTCAAGCTATGGAGCATAGATGGTACGCTCCTGAAGACGTTTCACGGCCACACCGATAAGGTATGGGATGCGGACTTTCACCCAGATGGTAAAACTATAGCTTCAGCCAGTTGGGATCGCACGATCAAAATTTGGGATATAGAAGGCACGCTGCTCAAAACTTTCAAAGGACATGGCGATGCCGTACATAGCATAACTTTTAGTCCTGACGGTAGGACGCTCGCCAGTGGGAGCAGAGATACCACGGTTAAATTGTGGAATATCACGGGCACGCAACTGCACAGATTGGTCGGTCATACGGATGAAATTTACAGTCTGGCGATTAGCCCGGATGGCTTGATGCTGGCTTCTGTGGGCAAAGATCGACAGGTTAATCTTTGGAATATGAAGGGTAAGCTATTAGCTTCGTTGAGCGGGCACAACGATCGCATACATAGCGTCTGTTTTAGCCCCGACGGACAGACAGTGGTATCGGCTAGCGGTGACAGTACGATTATGTTTTGGCAAAGCCGCAACGGTAAACTGATTAATACTCTGAAGGGGCATAGATCCGAGGTGTATGGCATCTGCTATCGGCCAGACGGTCAGGTAATTGCTTCCTGTAGTGCAGATACTACGGTACGCATTTGGACGGCTGAGGGTACGTGGTTGCAAACTCTGAGCGAGCATGGTGGTGAAGTTTACAGCGTTGCCTTCAGTGCTGACGGTAGCATGATTGCCTCTGCCAGCAAGGATAAAACTGTTAAGCTCTGGAATTGGAATGGTAGCTTGATCCGCACCTTTGAAGGGCATAGTGCTGAAGTATTAACTGTTTGCTTTAGCCCTGATAACCAGACGATCGCCTCTGGCAGCATGGATCAGAGCGTCAGGCTGTGGAGTTTGGATGGAACCCTGCTCAAAACTTTAAACGGTCACAGTGCCGAGGTCAGATCTGTTTGTTTTAGTCCCGATGGTAAGGCGATTGCCTCTGGCGGTGAAGATACGCTGGTGCAACTGTGGAGTATAGACGGTACTTTGCTGCGCACGTTTAACGGTCACACTGGAGCAGTAAAAAGTCTTTGCTTTAGACCGAATAGCAAGGCTTTGATCTCCGCTAGCGAGGATCGCACGATCGTGATCTGGAATCTGGACATGGATAACCTGCTCATGCGTGGCTGCCAGTGGTTGCAGGAATACCTCAGAACCAATACCAATGTTTCGCAAGACGATCGCCGTACCTGTCTGGGTGGATGCAGTTGGCTATTTAAACATTTGCAGTCCAATAACTCTGGACAAACCCAAGCTCAGGGTTGAGCAAATTGCTACGAAAAATTTACCAATAGCTGTAGGGGCAGCGCCTCCGTGCCTACCCTAAGCTAAAAGTGCCAATCGCCCGATCGGATGAAGTACGAATATATGCCATATCCCTAAAGTGCTAGACTATCCCCTATAAAATTGGGGCTATTAGTGATGAAAGTCAACCAGCTACAAAGACTAGGATCGTTGCTCGTCCTAATGGCTTTAAGTGCTTGCAGCCAGAGCGGGGCAACTAACAATACTGGCGCAGGTAATTTTTCTGGGTTGCCTGTAAGGATAGCTAGTGTGGCATCGGGCACCATTGAGGACAGTTCCGACTACGTGGCGAGCATGAACTCCCGCACCTCGATTACTTTGCAACCGCGCGTATCGGGTCAGGTAGCGCAGATTTTTGTCCAGGCTGGCGATCGCGTGGATGCAGGCACGCCCATC includes:
- a CDS encoding STAS domain-containing protein — protein: MTYSSFLQDELKISEQIDGDKVVLQLSGALSVTTVPYFREVVQPYLEQTFSTIVLDFEGITKIVSRGVGAAIDMAVQAKKQGGKLRLINVGKYGRSLYIQGVHLVADVPELEGFEP
- a CDS encoding ATP-binding protein; translated protein: MSDKPLKLRISIPPISGVEDVPVAAVEVLARKMGFEPSRVQDIVQALTEACVNAIIYSDSDEMDVDITFIAMHNSLILEVRDRGPGFNPDSVPAPDFDLISEIGVKNGGFGIHMIKSLVDRVEIESSDQGTLIRMSTFLSSPDSSSLTPQT
- a CDS encoding SpoIIE family protein phosphatase; translated protein: MQLNHASNDLTSGRMLQRSLLPQALPAYPGLDIAAEVWTAVDLGGDYYQFLEQPGLLAVAIADSSGKSVAGAIHAALFKGQLDAYASQGRLQNPVSVLNSLNHLLCRSRTEDAVALAYGALDFGSYEIHLGNAGIPGPIIYRAAQRGCEEVVNPGIALGRFGDTFYKSTTRSLNEGDVVVFFSDGLTEATNSKGEEFSERGADGLSPLQKAIIKLAHLSAPEIRDGLKQALDEFSGQEIPDDDVSIVTIKLNQKVPLSLLRNCPYQEALQVWIRSEERDESALLRGARLAEALKWAHGQKLSHTDTEFLEASKRIDEREHMQAQLLEAAQVRAAAADRLEKLSRDLAKSLESEKQHRLQAEMGELNERIVALTMSSEALYLSNNHLEALIATTIGGVQLKKLTSQLAQKSMELKPNTQIRTTTALEQVVYGINEYNRLEGHGFWVNRVSFSPGGNLIASCSSDRSINVWDPQGKLLQRLYGHTNWVTSVEFSPDGSTLASASRDNTLKLWYFSNDESGLFAEKATHTLKGHDGPVLDVSFSPDGELIASASEDTTIRIWKINGALMRTLRGGHSRWATCVSFSPVGDTIASGSADRTIILWHVNGTPIRTLKGHDSFVESVSFSPDGQLLVSASRDKTVKLWSIDGTLLKTFHGHTDKVWDADFHPDGKTIASASWDRTIKIWDIEGTLLKTFKGHGDAVHSITFSPDGRTLASGSRDTTVKLWNITGTQLHRLVGHTDEIYSLAISPDGLMLASVGKDRQVNLWNMKGKLLASLSGHNDRIHSVCFSPDGQTVVSASGDSTIMFWQSRNGKLINTLKGHRSEVYGICYRPDGQVIASCSADTTVRIWTAEGTWLQTLSEHGGEVYSVAFSADGSMIASASKDKTVKLWNWNGSLIRTFEGHSAEVLTVCFSPDNQTIASGSMDQSVRLWSLDGTLLKTLNGHSAEVRSVCFSPDGKAIASGGEDTLVQLWSIDGTLLRTFNGHTGAVKSLCFRPNSKALISASEDRTIVIWNLDMDNLLMRGCQWLQEYLRTNTNVSQDDRRTCLGGCSWLFKHLQSNNSGQTQAQG